A part of Solibacillus sp. FSL H8-0538 genomic DNA contains:
- a CDS encoding DUF3397 domain-containing protein has product MKFVIQVLMTTILFCPIIALLITYVIFRKCKIDHVKAFGLAADITTCVLFLTVPLAINSIWEVSLFIPVILMAVVIAVFFTYIDWKTKKEIEVLQLLKKLWRIYFILLGVLYFVILVGGLTQNIIGYVAPM; this is encoded by the coding sequence GTGAAGTTTGTCATACAAGTTTTGATGACGACTATTTTATTTTGTCCTATTATTGCACTTTTGATAACATATGTGATTTTCCGAAAATGCAAAATTGATCATGTGAAAGCATTTGGTCTTGCTGCAGATATCACAACATGTGTATTGTTTTTAACGGTACCGCTTGCAATAAATAGCATATGGGAGGTGTCACTATTCATTCCTGTTATTTTAATGGCGGTAGTCATTGCTGTGTTTTTTACATACATTGATTGGAAAACGAAAAAAGAAATTGAAGTACTGCAGTTGCTGAAAAAACTGTGGCGAATTTACTTTATTTTATTAGGCGTTTTATATTTTGTTATTTTGGTTGGGGGGCTTACACAAAATATTATTGGGTATGTCGCACCTATGTAA
- a CDS encoding ketopantoate reductase family protein, producing the protein MLIQIVGAGAVGMLMASFVAEAGLPVQLVVRRAQQAVIINKQGLVRQNIDGDAQQFQFRSTTRINNETGLIIVAVKYGQLSEVIENLHSVNEQIPILFLQNGLAHFEEGLRLPHQHIAYSSVQFGAQKLDDVTVVHRGIGAMKIAVARGEVGVFQFLEQLESRTLPIVFEANAEQMLLEKALLNCFINPLTAILQIKNGQLLQNSEALQLLQSLYNELRSAFPELTNLVSFEDVQQLCARTANNTSSMLADRLLGRRTEVDTIVGAVIKKAHNAGKQLPTLETLYCLVKAFEESGEKM; encoded by the coding sequence ATGCTTATTCAAATTGTCGGTGCAGGTGCAGTTGGCATGCTCATGGCAAGTTTTGTTGCGGAGGCGGGTTTGCCGGTACAGTTAGTGGTGAGACGCGCGCAGCAAGCCGTTATCATAAATAAACAGGGGCTTGTACGTCAAAATATTGATGGAGATGCGCAACAATTTCAATTTCGATCAACGACGCGCATAAATAACGAGACGGGGTTAATTATTGTAGCTGTGAAATACGGTCAATTATCAGAGGTTATCGAAAATTTACATAGTGTAAATGAACAAATTCCTATATTATTTCTTCAAAATGGTTTAGCCCATTTTGAAGAGGGGTTAAGGCTGCCACATCAGCATATTGCCTATAGTTCTGTGCAGTTTGGTGCACAAAAATTAGATGATGTAACAGTCGTGCATCGTGGGATTGGAGCAATGAAGATCGCTGTAGCACGTGGAGAAGTAGGTGTGTTTCAATTTCTGGAGCAATTAGAAAGTCGTACTTTGCCAATTGTTTTTGAGGCAAATGCGGAACAAATGCTATTGGAAAAAGCGTTGCTAAATTGTTTTATTAATCCTTTAACAGCCATCTTACAAATAAAAAATGGGCAACTACTTCAAAATAGCGAAGCTCTCCAATTATTGCAATCATTATATAATGAATTAAGGTCTGCTTTTCCTGAGCTAACGAACCTAGTTAGTTTTGAAGATGTCCAACAATTATGTGCTCGTACAGCGAATAATACGTCTTCTATGCTTGCAGACCGGCTGCTTGGGCGTAGAACAGAGGTTGATACAATTGTTGGAGCAGTTATCAAAAAAGCACATAACGCCGGGAAGCAACTACCAACACTCGAGACGTTGTACTGTTTAGTAAAAGCCTTTGAAGAGAGCGGTGAGAAAATGTGA
- a CDS encoding acyl-CoA carboxylase subunit beta: MTNTSYNETLQQKIEAIYAGGHEKYHEKLKETNKLFVRDRLQLLFDNGEYEEDGRFANCEAGDLPADGVVTAIGKVGGQTVCVMANDSTIKAGSWGFRTVEKIIRIQETAEKMQVPLFYLVDSAGARITDQLEMFPGRRGAGRIFHNQVRLSGMIPQICILFGPSAAGGAYIPAFCDIVIMVDGNASMYLGSPRMAEKVIGEKVTLEEMGGANMHCTVSGCGDVLATTEEEAIAEARRYLNYFPSSYADLPPLDIGKVPKTGRTLEEMIPKNQNAPFNMYECIDQLIDVGSFFEVKKLFAAELITGLARIDGLVVGIVANQPKVKGGVLFVDSADKATKFINLCDAFSIPLLFLADVPGFMIGTKVERAGIIRHGAKFISAMSSATVPKISVIIRKAYGAGLYAMCGPAFEPDVCIALPTAQIAVMGPEAAVNAVFSNKIEAIQDPKERAAFVKEKIEEYKKEIDLYKLASEMVIDEIVAPNHLRETLIQRFGYYSTKQIILPYRKHPVYPV, from the coding sequence GCAATTTATGCAGGGGGTCATGAGAAATATCACGAAAAATTAAAGGAAACGAATAAATTATTTGTACGTGATCGTCTACAGCTATTATTTGATAACGGGGAATATGAGGAAGATGGCCGCTTTGCAAACTGTGAGGCGGGCGATTTACCGGCAGATGGAGTTGTCACGGCAATTGGGAAAGTCGGTGGACAAACTGTTTGTGTAATGGCTAATGATTCGACGATTAAAGCCGGATCATGGGGCTTCAGAACGGTTGAAAAGATTATTCGTATACAGGAAACGGCCGAAAAAATGCAAGTACCGCTTTTCTATTTAGTTGATTCAGCAGGTGCGCGAATTACAGACCAACTAGAAATGTTCCCTGGTCGTCGCGGTGCTGGGCGTATATTCCATAATCAAGTGCGCCTGAGCGGCATGATTCCACAAATTTGCATTTTGTTTGGTCCGTCTGCAGCGGGCGGGGCATATATTCCGGCGTTTTGTGATATCGTCATTATGGTGGACGGCAATGCGTCAATGTATTTAGGTTCGCCGCGCATGGCAGAGAAGGTCATCGGAGAAAAGGTGACCCTAGAAGAAATGGGTGGAGCGAATATGCATTGTACGGTGAGTGGATGTGGTGATGTGCTTGCTACAACTGAGGAAGAGGCCATTGCGGAGGCGCGACGCTATTTAAATTATTTTCCTTCAAGCTATGCTGATTTACCGCCGCTTGACATCGGGAAGGTTCCGAAAACGGGTCGTACACTTGAGGAAATGATTCCAAAAAATCAAAATGCACCATTTAATATGTATGAGTGTATTGATCAGCTAATTGATGTAGGCAGTTTTTTTGAGGTGAAGAAACTGTTCGCTGCAGAGCTTATTACTGGTCTTGCGCGCATTGATGGGCTAGTGGTAGGTATTGTTGCGAATCAGCCGAAAGTGAAGGGTGGCGTATTATTCGTTGATTCAGCGGATAAAGCGACTAAGTTCATAAATTTATGTGATGCCTTTTCGATTCCACTTTTGTTTTTGGCGGATGTACCAGGATTTATGATTGGTACTAAAGTAGAACGTGCAGGCATAATTCGACATGGTGCGAAATTTATATCGGCTATGAGCTCAGCAACCGTGCCGAAAATCTCAGTTATTATTCGCAAGGCATACGGTGCGGGTTTATACGCGATGTGTGGACCTGCATTTGAGCCCGATGTTTGTATCGCACTACCAACAGCTCAAATTGCGGTGATGGGCCCAGAAGCTGCCGTTAACGCGGTATTCTCTAATAAAATCGAAGCGATTCAGGATCCGAAAGAACGCGCAGCATTCGTTAAAGAAAAAATCGAAGAATATAAAAAAGAGATTGATTTATATAAGCTGGCATCGGAAATGGTAATTGACGAAATTGTAGCGCCCAATCATTTACGCGAAACGCTTATTCAGCGATTCGGCTATTATAGTACAAAACAAATTATATTGCCTTATCGAAAACATCCCGTCTATCCAGTATAA